A single region of the Bos mutus isolate GX-2022 chromosome 24, NWIPB_WYAK_1.1, whole genome shotgun sequence genome encodes:
- the VAPA gene encoding vesicle-associated membrane protein-associated protein A isoform X1: protein MASASGTMAKHEQILVLDPPTDLKFKGPFTDVVTTNLKLRNPSDRKVCFKVKTTAPRRYCVRPNSGIIDPGLTVTVSVMLQPFDYDPNEKSKHKFMVQTIFAPPNISDMEAVWKEAKPDELMDSKLRCVFEMPNENDKLGHAPPGPAVAVAPLSSINSTGTAPTTYSAKNEPRAFSVFKQEKQKNDMEPSKAVPLNAAKQDGPVPKPHSVSLSDTETRKLVEECKRLQGEMMKLSEENRLLRDEGLRLRKVAHSDKPGSTSAVSFRENVTSPLPSLLVVIAAIFIGFFLGKFIL, encoded by the exons ATGGCGTCCGCCTCCGGGACCATGGCGAAGCACGAGCAGATCCTAGTCCTCGACCCGCCCACAGACCTCAAATTCAAAG GCCCCTTCACAGATGTAGTCACTACAAACCTTAAGTTGCGAAATCCTTCAGATCGAAAAGTGTGTTTCAAAGTGAAGACGACAGCGCCTCGTCGGTACTGTGTGCGGCCCAACAGTGGGATCATTGACCCCGGCTTGACTGTGACCGTTTCAG TAATGCTGCAGCCTTTTGACTATGACCCCAATGAGAAGAGTAAACACAAGTTCATGGTACAGACCATCTTTGCTCCACCAAACATTTCAGACATGGAAGCTGTG tGGAAAGAAGCGAAACCCGATGAATTAATGGATTCTAAATTGAGATGTGTATTTGAAATGCCCAATGAAAATGATAAATTG GGTCACGCTCCTCCAGGGCCCGCCGTGGCCGTCGCTCCGCTGAGCAGCATCAACAGCACAGGCACAGCACCTACCACTTATAGTGCGAAGAATGAGCCCAGGGCCTTCAGTGTGTTCAAACAGGAGAAGCAGAAG AACGACATGGAACCCAGCAAAGCCGTTCCCCTGAACGCTGCGAAGCAGGACGGGCCCGTGCCAAAGCCGCACAGCGTTTCCCTCAGTGACACCGAGACGAGGAAGCTCGTGGAGGAGTGCAAGCGGCTGCAGGGGGAGATGATGAAGCTGTCGGAAGAGAACCGGCTCCTGAGG GATGAAGGCTTACGGCTCAGGAAGGTAGCACATTCGGATAAACCTGGATCCACCTCAGCTGTGTCCTTCAGAGAGAACGTCACCAGTCCTCTTCCTTCACTTCTTGTTGTCATTGCAGCCATTTTCATTGGATTCTTTCTAGGGAAATTCATCTTGTAG
- the VAPA gene encoding vesicle-associated membrane protein-associated protein A isoform X3 produces MASASGTMAKHEQILVLDPPTDLKFKGPFTDVVTTNLKLRNPSDRKVCFKVKTTAPRRYCVRPNSGIIDPGLTVTVSVMLQPFDYDPNEKSKHKFMVQTIFAPPNISDMEAVWKEAKPDELMDSKLRCVFEMPNENDKLNDMEPSKAVPLNAAKQDGPVPKPHSVSLSDTETRKLVEECKRLQGEMMKLSEENRLLRDEGLRLRKVAHSDKPGSTSAVSFRENVTSPLPSLLVVIAAIFIGFFLGKFIL; encoded by the exons ATGGCGTCCGCCTCCGGGACCATGGCGAAGCACGAGCAGATCCTAGTCCTCGACCCGCCCACAGACCTCAAATTCAAAG GCCCCTTCACAGATGTAGTCACTACAAACCTTAAGTTGCGAAATCCTTCAGATCGAAAAGTGTGTTTCAAAGTGAAGACGACAGCGCCTCGTCGGTACTGTGTGCGGCCCAACAGTGGGATCATTGACCCCGGCTTGACTGTGACCGTTTCAG TAATGCTGCAGCCTTTTGACTATGACCCCAATGAGAAGAGTAAACACAAGTTCATGGTACAGACCATCTTTGCTCCACCAAACATTTCAGACATGGAAGCTGTG tGGAAAGAAGCGAAACCCGATGAATTAATGGATTCTAAATTGAGATGTGTATTTGAAATGCCCAATGAAAATGATAAATTG AACGACATGGAACCCAGCAAAGCCGTTCCCCTGAACGCTGCGAAGCAGGACGGGCCCGTGCCAAAGCCGCACAGCGTTTCCCTCAGTGACACCGAGACGAGGAAGCTCGTGGAGGAGTGCAAGCGGCTGCAGGGGGAGATGATGAAGCTGTCGGAAGAGAACCGGCTCCTGAGG GATGAAGGCTTACGGCTCAGGAAGGTAGCACATTCGGATAAACCTGGATCCACCTCAGCTGTGTCCTTCAGAGAGAACGTCACCAGTCCTCTTCCTTCACTTCTTGTTGTCATTGCAGCCATTTTCATTGGATTCTTTCTAGGGAAATTCATCTTGTAG
- the VAPA gene encoding vesicle-associated membrane protein-associated protein A isoform X2, with amino-acid sequence MEMSVSRVLGPFTDVVTTNLKLRNPSDRKVCFKVKTTAPRRYCVRPNSGIIDPGLTVTVSVMLQPFDYDPNEKSKHKFMVQTIFAPPNISDMEAVWKEAKPDELMDSKLRCVFEMPNENDKLGHAPPGPAVAVAPLSSINSTGTAPTTYSAKNEPRAFSVFKQEKQKNDMEPSKAVPLNAAKQDGPVPKPHSVSLSDTETRKLVEECKRLQGEMMKLSEENRLLRDEGLRLRKVAHSDKPGSTSAVSFRENVTSPLPSLLVVIAAIFIGFFLGKFIL; translated from the exons ATGGAAATGTCAGTGAGCCGCGTGTTAG GCCCCTTCACAGATGTAGTCACTACAAACCTTAAGTTGCGAAATCCTTCAGATCGAAAAGTGTGTTTCAAAGTGAAGACGACAGCGCCTCGTCGGTACTGTGTGCGGCCCAACAGTGGGATCATTGACCCCGGCTTGACTGTGACCGTTTCAG TAATGCTGCAGCCTTTTGACTATGACCCCAATGAGAAGAGTAAACACAAGTTCATGGTACAGACCATCTTTGCTCCACCAAACATTTCAGACATGGAAGCTGTG tGGAAAGAAGCGAAACCCGATGAATTAATGGATTCTAAATTGAGATGTGTATTTGAAATGCCCAATGAAAATGATAAATTG GGTCACGCTCCTCCAGGGCCCGCCGTGGCCGTCGCTCCGCTGAGCAGCATCAACAGCACAGGCACAGCACCTACCACTTATAGTGCGAAGAATGAGCCCAGGGCCTTCAGTGTGTTCAAACAGGAGAAGCAGAAG AACGACATGGAACCCAGCAAAGCCGTTCCCCTGAACGCTGCGAAGCAGGACGGGCCCGTGCCAAAGCCGCACAGCGTTTCCCTCAGTGACACCGAGACGAGGAAGCTCGTGGAGGAGTGCAAGCGGCTGCAGGGGGAGATGATGAAGCTGTCGGAAGAGAACCGGCTCCTGAGG GATGAAGGCTTACGGCTCAGGAAGGTAGCACATTCGGATAAACCTGGATCCACCTCAGCTGTGTCCTTCAGAGAGAACGTCACCAGTCCTCTTCCTTCACTTCTTGTTGTCATTGCAGCCATTTTCATTGGATTCTTTCTAGGGAAATTCATCTTGTAG